Proteins encoded by one window of Ruminococcaceae bacterium R-25:
- a CDS encoding zinc ribbon protein produces MGSLKEDWKETGKDLGGAFKQLGKSIVKSGATVVNKANDWAERDDAKEAARKEAEVEKAKEEKAANTVICSKCGAEITDPEAVFCLKCGEKLEK; encoded by the coding sequence ATGGGAAGTTTGAAGGAAGACTGGAAAGAGACCGGTAAGGATCTGGGCGGTGCGTTCAAGCAGCTCGGAAAGTCCATCGTTAAGTCCGGTGCTACTGTCGTCAACAAGGCCAATGACTGGGCAGAAAGAGACGATGCCAAGGAAGCAGCCAGGAAAGAGGCTGAAGTAGAGAAGGCCAAGGAAGAGAAGGCTGCAAATACGGTCATCTGCTCCAAGTGCGGTGCTGAGATCACCGATCCTGAGGCTGTTTTCTGCCTTAAGTGCGGCGAAAAGCTCGAGAAATAA
- a CDS encoding fructose-bisphosphate aldolase class II, giving the protein MSLVTTTEMFKKAYDGGYAVGAFNVNNMEIVQGITEAAGELKSPVILQVSKGARAYANHTYLVKLVEAAVIENPEIPIALHLDHGDTFELCKSCIDGGFTSVMIDASSKSFEENIALTKQVVEYAHDHGVVVEAELGTLAGIEDEVVVESGHESYTRPEEVEEFVSRTGCDSLAIAIGTSHGAYKFTAAQCTRNADGILVPPPLRFDVLEECIKRLPGFPIVLHGSSSVPQEFVKMVNQYGGNMPDAVGIPEEQLRKAATLAVCKINIDSDIRLAMTANIRKYFVEHPDHFDPRQYLKPARQAVKDMVAHKIKYVLGSDGKA; this is encoded by the coding sequence ATGTCTTTAGTAACAACGACTGAGATGTTCAAGAAGGCTTATGACGGCGGTTATGCTGTTGGTGCTTTCAACGTAAACAACATGGAAATCGTTCAGGGAATCACAGAAGCAGCAGGCGAGCTCAAGAGCCCTGTTATCCTTCAGGTTTCCAAGGGCGCAAGAGCTTACGCTAACCACACATATCTCGTAAAGCTCGTTGAGGCAGCTGTCATCGAGAATCCTGAGATCCCGATCGCTCTTCACCTTGACCACGGTGATACATTCGAGCTTTGTAAGTCATGCATCGACGGTGGCTTCACATCCGTAATGATCGACGCTTCTTCCAAGTCTTTCGAGGAGAACATCGCTCTCACAAAGCAGGTTGTTGAGTATGCTCACGACCACGGCGTAGTTGTTGAGGCTGAGCTCGGAACACTCGCCGGTATCGAGGATGAGGTTGTCGTAGAGTCAGGCCACGAGAGCTACACAAGACCTGAAGAGGTTGAGGAATTCGTTTCCAGAACAGGATGCGACTCACTCGCTATCGCTATCGGTACTTCTCACGGTGCTTACAAGTTCACAGCAGCTCAGTGCACAAGAAATGCAGATGGCATCCTTGTACCTCCTCCGCTCCGCTTCGACGTTCTCGAAGAGTGCATCAAGAGACTCCCCGGCTTCCCTATCGTTCTCCACGGTTCTTCTTCCGTACCTCAGGAGTTCGTTAAGATGGTTAACCAGTACGGCGGAAATATGCCTGATGCAGTTGGTATCCCTGAGGAGCAGCTCCGTAAGGCAGCTACACTCGCTGTTTGCAAGATCAACATCGACTCCGATATCCGTCTTGCTATGACAGCTAACATCCGTAAGTACTTCGTTGAGCACCCTGATCACTTCGATCCCCGTCAGTACCTTAAGCCCGCTCGTCAGGCTGTTAAGGACATGGTTGCTCACAAGATTAAGTACGTTCTCGGTTCAGACGGTAAGGCTTGA
- a CDS encoding putative MATE family efflux protein: protein MAARRTDTDMTKGNPMSIIFKFTLMLLLGNVAQQLYNIVDTIIVGRTVDPLALAAVGSTGTIMFLMFGTSNGMVSGFSIVTSQRYGAGDLKGVRQSVTNGLYLSLIIAALITIVGLAFMRPLLVLMNTPEEIFDYALTYISTICAGIVCVIMYNFCASLMRAVGNSLMPLIFLICSAATNIGLDIWFIVGFRMGTFGAALATVVSQGLAVIPCVIFIYTKMPTLRPSKEDWKWNSAIIKEELKYGIPMAIQYGITASGTVIMQSAFNTFDYIAVGAITAASKFQGIITMGMFSVGQTMAAYAGQNYGAKNLTRIKQGVKAALKLYIVYSAVAAVISIIAVPKILWIFFDSDVDISLYIPWAMPYVIECAVCYFFLAMIFIYRHTIQSVGYAQLAMILGFVELGARIITSFCSIKLHNYYIAVASDPFAWVLAGVCGLFISVVIFKKIKKRWAEEKSPAQVQNDN from the coding sequence ATGGCAGCAAGAAGAACTGACACAGACATGACAAAGGGAAACCCGATGTCGATCATATTCAAGTTCACACTGATGCTCCTGCTGGGAAATGTTGCCCAGCAGCTTTATAACATCGTGGATACCATAATTGTCGGCAGGACTGTCGACCCGTTGGCTCTCGCTGCCGTAGGTTCTACGGGCACCATCATGTTCCTGATGTTCGGTACGTCGAACGGCATGGTGTCAGGGTTTTCGATCGTTACGAGCCAGAGATACGGCGCGGGTGATCTTAAAGGTGTAAGACAGTCCGTTACGAACGGCCTTTACCTGTCTTTGATAATCGCTGCCCTCATCACCATTGTCGGTCTTGCCTTCATGCGTCCCCTGCTCGTTCTGATGAACACGCCTGAAGAGATCTTCGATTACGCCTTGACATATATCTCGACTATCTGCGCAGGAATTGTCTGCGTTATCATGTATAACTTCTGCGCTTCACTGATGAGGGCTGTCGGAAACAGCCTGATGCCTTTGATCTTCCTTATCTGTTCTGCTGCTACAAACATCGGATTGGACATCTGGTTCATCGTGGGATTCCGTATGGGAACATTCGGCGCAGCCCTTGCGACAGTTGTCTCACAGGGCCTCGCGGTCATTCCCTGCGTTATCTTTATCTATACGAAAATGCCGACCTTAAGGCCTTCCAAAGAAGACTGGAAGTGGAATTCCGCCATCATCAAAGAAGAGCTCAAATACGGCATCCCTATGGCTATCCAGTACGGCATCACCGCATCCGGAACGGTCATCATGCAGAGCGCATTTAATACTTTCGACTACATAGCTGTCGGCGCTATCACCGCCGCAAGCAAGTTCCAGGGCATCATCACGATGGGCATGTTCTCCGTCGGCCAGACAATGGCTGCATATGCAGGCCAGAACTACGGCGCTAAGAACCTTACGAGGATCAAGCAGGGCGTAAAGGCCGCCTTAAAGCTCTACATCGTCTATTCGGCCGTTGCAGCTGTCATCTCGATAATCGCCGTTCCTAAAATTCTCTGGATCTTCTTTGATTCCGATGTAGACATATCGCTCTATATCCCGTGGGCAATGCCTTACGTCATCGAGTGTGCTGTCTGCTATTTCTTCCTTGCCATGATCTTTATCTACAGGCACACGATCCAGTCCGTCGGTTATGCCCAGCTCGCAATGATCCTTGGTTTTGTCGAGCTCGGTGCCAGGATAATCACGTCGTTCTGCTCAATAAAGCTCCATAACTACTACATCGCAGTAGCATCCGACCCGTTTGCCTGGGTGCTCGCCGGCGTTTGCGGTCTTTTTATCTCTGTCGTGATCTTCAAAAAGATCAAAAAAAGATGGGCAGAAGAAAAATCTCCTGCCCAAGTACAAAACGATAATTAA
- a CDS encoding beta-glucosidase, translating to MNEITLNWNEYTESAIKTAAEGIVMLENKDRVLPLKTGAHVALFGRMQIHYYKSGTGSGGMVNVHHVTDIREGLNDCGSITLDAELMDIYDKWDAENPIDAGLGWGKEAWSQAEMPVSSELAEKLAGRNDYAVIIIARTAGEDRDNSAEKGAYFLSDSEEEMLANVTKAFDKTIVLLNVGNIIDMSFVEKYDIKGVLYVWQAGMIGGISVARVLTGKENPSGCLPDTIAKELEDYSSNANFLKDIKEDVYQEDIFVGYRYFSTFDKEDVLYPFGFGLSYTDFELKDPVFAVENDIVTVSVTVKNIGEVSGKKAVMLYCKAPDGKLSKPSRVLAGFTKTGNIPSGCEEKVTITAPFRRFASFDDDGRAGLGSTGFVLEKGSYEFFIGSDFMSAKSVASFDLPEAKLLEKLDNALLPTKPYKRLTAIPNGDGTYSKGEEDTPLKTIDFLATRMDRVRPEIPQTGDKGIKLTDVKHGKNTMDEFVAQLTDEDLCLIIRGEGMGSPKVTIGTAAAFGGVTKELKAMGVPTLCCTDGPSGMRLDSGKKAFSLPNGTCLASTFNVELVEELYTYLGIEMLSNKIDALLGPGINIHRHPLNGRNFEYFSEDPLLTGLMAAAQVRALEKSGVTPVIKHFCANNRETQRREMSSRVSSRALREIYLPAFEIAIREGGARCVMTSYNRINDTYSANHYDQNTMILREQWGFTGLVMTDWWAYINKEVTVAEKYNLEDHSVMARSQNDVYMVCTCVEKENLLEADTYKELTEGDGSNITRAELQRNAINILNFAMNTPAMDREEGNEVTINHVDSPFKDDDVEVDTDVFYEMSDEITIECKTKTSRGKDFVFGLTCDKQGYYSLEFTGYSNLGELAQIPMTCYITSIPFAVITWNGTNGELVSKEAECMMYAKNCVFRIHFASGGVSIKNVKVKYLRPL from the coding sequence ATGAATGAGATAACCCTTAACTGGAATGAATATACAGAATCAGCAATAAAGACAGCCGCTGAAGGCATTGTCATGCTGGAAAATAAGGACAGGGTCCTTCCTTTAAAGACCGGCGCGCACGTCGCTCTTTTCGGAAGGATGCAGATCCACTACTACAAGTCCGGAACGGGTTCGGGCGGCATGGTAAACGTCCACCACGTAACGGATATCAGGGAAGGTCTCAATGACTGCGGCAGCATCACGCTCGATGCTGAGCTCATGGACATATACGACAAATGGGATGCTGAAAATCCCATCGATGCAGGACTCGGCTGGGGCAAGGAGGCATGGTCCCAGGCCGAGATGCCTGTGTCATCCGAACTTGCGGAAAAGCTCGCAGGAAGAAACGATTACGCAGTGATCATCATCGCGAGAACAGCAGGCGAAGACCGCGACAACTCAGCAGAAAAGGGCGCATATTTCTTAAGTGACAGCGAAGAAGAGATGCTCGCAAACGTTACCAAGGCATTCGATAAGACAATCGTCCTTCTTAACGTCGGCAACATCATCGACATGTCTTTCGTTGAAAAATACGACATCAAGGGCGTCCTCTACGTATGGCAGGCCGGCATGATCGGCGGCATCAGCGTTGCAAGGGTTTTGACAGGCAAGGAGAATCCTTCAGGCTGCCTTCCCGATACTATCGCCAAAGAACTTGAAGACTATTCCTCCAATGCCAACTTCTTAAAGGACATCAAGGAAGACGTCTACCAGGAAGACATCTTCGTCGGTTACAGATACTTCTCAACATTCGATAAGGAAGACGTTCTCTATCCTTTCGGCTTCGGCCTTTCATATACGGATTTTGAATTGAAAGATCCTGTTTTCGCTGTCGAAAATGACATCGTAACAGTCAGCGTCACAGTTAAGAACATCGGCGAAGTCTCAGGCAAAAAGGCTGTAATGCTCTACTGCAAAGCACCTGACGGAAAGCTTTCCAAGCCTTCAAGAGTCTTAGCCGGATTTACAAAGACAGGAAACATCCCTTCCGGATGCGAGGAGAAGGTCACGATCACAGCACCTTTCAGAAGATTTGCATCCTTTGACGATGACGGCAGGGCAGGTCTCGGCTCAACAGGTTTCGTGCTCGAAAAGGGTTCTTACGAGTTCTTCATCGGCAGCGATTTCATGAGCGCCAAGTCAGTTGCTTCATTCGATCTTCCCGAAGCAAAGCTCCTCGAAAAGCTCGACAATGCGCTTCTTCCGACAAAGCCTTATAAGCGTCTTACTGCAATTCCCAACGGCGACGGCACATATTCAAAGGGCGAAGAGGACACTCCTCTTAAGACCATTGATTTTCTTGCCACCAGAATGGACAGGGTCCGTCCCGAGATCCCCCAGACAGGCGATAAGGGTATAAAGCTCACAGACGTTAAGCACGGCAAGAATACGATGGACGAGTTCGTTGCCCAGTTAACTGATGAAGATCTCTGCCTCATTATAAGAGGCGAGGGAATGGGCAGTCCCAAGGTCACTATCGGCACAGCCGCTGCTTTCGGAGGCGTCACAAAAGAGCTTAAGGCAATGGGCGTTCCTACGCTCTGCTGCACAGACGGCCCTTCAGGCATGAGACTCGACTCCGGCAAGAAGGCATTCTCCCTTCCTAACGGAACATGCCTTGCTTCGACATTTAATGTTGAACTCGTAGAAGAGCTCTACACATATCTCGGAATCGAGATGCTCTCGAATAAGATCGATGCGCTCTTAGGTCCCGGAATCAATATTCACAGGCATCCCCTTAACGGCCGTAACTTCGAGTATTTCTCCGAAGATCCGCTTCTTACGGGCCTTATGGCTGCAGCACAGGTAAGAGCTCTGGAGAAGTCCGGCGTAACACCCGTAATCAAGCACTTCTGCGCTAATAACCGTGAGACACAAAGACGTGAGATGAGCTCCCGCGTCTCATCCCGTGCGCTCCGTGAGATCTATCTCCCTGCTTTCGAGATCGCGATCAGGGAAGGCGGCGCAAGATGCGTCATGACGAGCTACAACCGCATCAACGACACATACAGTGCAAACCACTACGACCAGAACACCATGATCCTTCGTGAGCAGTGGGGTTTCACAGGCCTTGTAATGACAGACTGGTGGGCTTATATCAACAAGGAAGTCACAGTTGCGGAAAAGTATAATCTCGAAGACCACTCCGTAATGGCCAGATCCCAGAATGACGTATATATGGTCTGCACCTGCGTCGAAAAGGAAAACCTCCTGGAAGCTGATACCTATAAGGAACTTACAGAAGGTGACGGCTCAAATATCACACGCGCAGAGCTCCAGAGAAATGCTATAAACATCCTGAACTTTGCCATGAACACACCTGCAATGGACAGGGAAGAAGGCAACGAAGTAACGATCAATCACGTCGACAGCCCGTTCAAGGACGATGACGTTGAGGTCGATACCGATGTATTCTACGAGATGTCTGACGAGATCACGATCGAGTGCAAGACAAAGACTTCCAGAGGCAAGGACTTTGTTTTCGGCCTCACATGCGATAAGCAGGGCTACTACTCACTCGAATTTACTGGTTATTCCAACTTGGGTGAGCTCGCGCAGATCCCGATGACATGCTATATCACGAGCATTCCTTTCGCGGTCATCACATGGAACGGCACGAATGGCGAGCTCGTCTCAAAGGAAGCCGAGTGCATGATGTATGCGAAAAACTGTGTCTTCAGGATCCATTTCGCATCAGGCGGCGTATCGATAAAGAACGTGAAGGTCAAGTACTTAAGACCTCTCTGA
- a CDS encoding channel protein (hemolysin III family) gives MAKNKKYWKTLLASSSDKKHAAQTGEDPLEEGLKQLTWFESSKQAVRRGLNKTYETFGEEVGNSITSGVVVLYLLGLLPFAAINTYLRVTAMDSTTQAHVVMSVIAISAFIITLILALIMSTVYHLMKHGTPHKRVMNKVNRSVAYFAILGAYTPICINILSPISGAVLWALEAACAIAGVLVTALAYHTKVGKGFTYFIYALMGWGIIFRIIEFYRNTSTVTFWLLMSGAIVYTVGIFFAPSKRRFKFSHMVWHFFCIAGVVLHVLGFVYFFK, from the coding sequence ATGGCTAAGAACAAGAAATACTGGAAGACTTTGCTTGCGAGCAGTTCCGATAAGAAGCATGCCGCACAAACCGGTGAAGACCCTCTCGAAGAAGGTCTCAAGCAGCTTACATGGTTTGAGAGTTCCAAGCAGGCCGTAAGAAGAGGCCTTAACAAGACCTACGAGACATTCGGCGAAGAAGTCGGCAACTCCATCACTTCAGGTGTTGTAGTTCTTTACCTCTTGGGACTTCTTCCGTTCGCAGCTATCAACACATACTTAAGAGTTACAGCCATGGACAGCACAACGCAGGCTCATGTCGTTATGTCTGTCATCGCTATATCTGCTTTCATCATCACCTTGATCTTAGCGCTCATCATGTCTACGGTTTACCACCTCATGAAGCACGGAACTCCTCATAAGAGAGTAATGAACAAGGTCAACAGAAGCGTTGCTTACTTTGCTATCTTAGGTGCTTACACACCTATCTGCATCAACATCTTAAGCCCTATCTCAGGCGCAGTCCTCTGGGCTTTGGAAGCTGCATGTGCGATCGCAGGTGTTCTCGTTACCGCACTCGCTTATCACACAAAGGTCGGCAAGGGATTCACTTATTTCATCTATGCATTGATGGGTTGGGGAATCATCTTCAGGATCATCGAGTTCTACAGAAACACTTCAACAGTTACTTTCTGGCTCCTTATGTCCGGCGCGATCGTTTACACAGTAGGTATCTTCTTCGCACCTTCCAAGAGAAGATTTAAGTTCTCCCACATGGTATGGCACTTCTTCTGCATTGCAGGCGTCGTACTCCATGTTTTGGGATTCGTCTATTTCTTCAAATAA
- a CDS encoding flotillin, whose amino-acid sequence MPEILFTWPVIVAAIIAVVVIIIIICSYVKAPPDKAYIISGLRKNPKILIGRAGLKMPFFERKDELLIKQISIDIKTDGFVPTADFIGVNIDAVAKVRVMSEGEGVKLAMKNFLNMKEQQIADSLVDSLQGNMREIIGTITLKDLCNDRKKFGDEVQQKAQEDMKRLGIEIISCNVQHVTDEKDLINALGQDNMAKIQKDASIAKAQADRDVAIAQAQAQKEANDAKVAADTEIAVKQNELAIKRAELKTVEDSKQAEADAAYEIQRENQRKTIEVTKTNADIARQEKEVDLKRKEAEVKEQALDAEVKKKAEAEKFAKQQAADAALYERQRKAEAEKFELEKQQEVKKIQAEADLFAKQKEADARKAQAAADLFAKEQEAEGIRKVGEAEAAAIAAKGLAEAEAIDKKAEAMKKYGQAAMMEMIVKALPEMAAEIAKPLSTIGKVTIIDSGNGSDTGVNSMGSYVPSVLAQTIESVKETTGIDIREIMRANTYDAKVNKNITINGLENVSTVNLSTGDLDNPVSGTTPTTED is encoded by the coding sequence ATGCCGGAAATTTTATTCACATGGCCTGTCATCGTAGCAGCCATCATTGCGGTAGTAGTAATCATCATTATTATCTGCAGCTATGTAAAGGCACCGCCGGACAAGGCATACATCATCTCAGGTCTTCGCAAGAATCCTAAGATCTTGATCGGTAGAGCAGGACTCAAGATGCCCTTCTTCGAGAGAAAGGACGAGCTCCTCATCAAGCAGATCTCAATCGATATCAAGACTGACGGCTTCGTACCTACAGCAGACTTCATCGGTGTAAACATCGACGCAGTCGCTAAGGTAAGAGTAATGAGTGAAGGTGAAGGCGTTAAGCTCGCCATGAAGAACTTCCTCAACATGAAAGAGCAGCAGATCGCAGATTCCCTCGTAGATTCCCTTCAGGGTAACATGAGAGAGATCATCGGTACGATCACACTGAAGGACCTCTGCAACGACAGAAAGAAGTTCGGTGACGAGGTTCAGCAGAAGGCTCAGGAAGACATGAAGCGCTTGGGTATCGAGATCATCTCCTGCAACGTTCAGCACGTAACAGATGAAAAGGATCTCATCAACGCTCTCGGTCAGGACAACATGGCTAAGATCCAGAAGGATGCTTCGATCGCTAAGGCACAGGCTGACAGAGACGTAGCTATCGCTCAGGCTCAGGCTCAGAAGGAAGCAAACGACGCTAAGGTCGCAGCTGACACAGAGATCGCTGTAAAGCAGAACGAACTCGCTATCAAGAGAGCAGAACTCAAGACAGTCGAAGATTCAAAGCAGGCTGAAGCTGACGCAGCTTACGAGATTCAGAGAGAGAATCAGCGTAAGACAATCGAGGTCACAAAGACCAACGCCGACATCGCTCGTCAGGAGAAGGAAGTCGACCTCAAGAGAAAGGAAGCTGAAGTTAAAGAGCAGGCTCTCGACGCTGAAGTCAAGAAGAAGGCAGAAGCTGAGAAGTTCGCAAAGCAGCAGGCAGCAGACGCAGCTCTCTATGAGAGACAGAGAAAGGCTGAAGCTGAAAAGTTCGAGCTCGAGAAGCAGCAGGAAGTTAAGAAGATCCAGGCTGAGGCTGACCTCTTCGCTAAGCAGAAGGAAGCTGACGCTAGAAAGGCTCAGGCAGCAGCTGACCTCTTCGCTAAGGAGCAGGAAGCTGAAGGTATCCGTAAAGTCGGTGAAGCTGAAGCTGCAGCTATCGCTGCTAAGGGTTTAGCTGAGGCTGAAGCAATCGACAAGAAGGCTGAAGCTATGAAGAAGTACGGCCAGGCAGCTATGATGGAAATGATCGTTAAGGCACTTCCTGAAATGGCAGCAGAGATCGCAAAGCCTCTGTCCACAATCGGCAAGGTAACGATCATCGACTCCGGAAACGGCAGCGACACTGGCGTAAACTCAATGGGATCCTATGTTCCTTCCGTCCTTGCACAGACAATTGAGTCCGTTAAGGAAACAACAGGAATCGACATCAGAGAGATCATGAGAGCTAATACCTACGATGCTAAGGTCAACAAGAACATCACGATCAACGGCCTTGAGAATGTTTCAACAGTAAACCTCTCAACAGGCGACTTAGACAATCCAGTAAGCGGTACAACACCGACGACAGAAGATTGA
- a CDS encoding glutaconyl-CoA decarboxylase beta subunit — protein MLEVLKNLWETSGFAQFFLDPDGWKSGIMILIAFALLYMAIKKQFEPLLLLPIAFGMLLTNLPWPGGGIFHPEWFDGEINWAALGGGYHDAAGNHIDPGLFDFLYIGVKMDIFPCLIFMAVGAMTDFGPLISRPSSFFMGAGAQFGISFAFVAACLLGFDPQGAASIGIIGGADGPTAIYLTSKLAPELLGAIAIAAYSYMALIPMIQPPVMKLLTTKKMRQVKMEQTRPVSKTEKICFPIIVTVVCVLILPSVAPLLGCLMLGNLFRESGVTDRLSDTAQNAMCNIVTIMLGTSVGATAVGVRFLKLETILIICIGLAAFVFATVGGLIIGDIMYFLSKGKINPLIGAAGVSAVPMAARVASKVGQKENPSNFLLMHAMGPNVAGVIGSAVAAGILLTLFG, from the coding sequence ATGTTAGAAGTATTAAAAAATCTTTGGGAGACATCGGGTTTCGCCCAGTTCTTCCTTGATCCCGACGGATGGAAGAGCGGAATCATGATCCTCATTGCGTTCGCTCTTTTGTACATGGCGATCAAAAAGCAGTTTGAGCCTTTGCTCTTACTCCCTATCGCATTCGGTATGCTCCTTACAAATCTCCCTTGGCCCGGCGGCGGAATCTTCCACCCCGAATGGTTTGACGGCGAGATCAATTGGGCTGCATTAGGCGGCGGCTATCATGATGCTGCTGGCAACCACATCGATCCGGGTCTTTTCGACTTCCTGTACATCGGCGTTAAGATGGATATCTTCCCCTGCCTCATCTTCATGGCAGTAGGCGCTATGACAGACTTCGGACCCTTGATCTCCAGACCTTCATCCTTCTTCATGGGTGCAGGCGCTCAGTTCGGTATTTCCTTTGCATTCGTTGCTGCATGCCTCTTGGGATTCGATCCTCAGGGTGCTGCTTCAATCGGTATCATCGGTGGTGCTGACGGCCCGACAGCTATCTATCTCACATCCAAGCTCGCTCCTGAGCTCCTCGGCGCTATCGCTATCGCAGCTTACTCTTACATGGCTTTGATCCCTATGATCCAGCCCCCTGTAATGAAGCTGCTTACAACAAAGAAGATGCGTCAGGTCAAGATGGAACAGACAAGACCCGTATCCAAGACAGAGAAGATCTGCTTCCCTATCATCGTTACAGTTGTCTGCGTTCTCATCCTCCCTTCAGTTGCACCTCTCCTTGGCTGCCTCATGCTCGGTAACCTCTTCAGAGAATCAGGCGTTACAGACCGTCTCTCAGACACAGCTCAGAACGCTATGTGCAACATCGTAACTATCATGCTCGGTACATCAGTTGGTGCTACAGCAGTTGGCGTAAGATTCCTCAAGCTTGAGACGATCCTCATCATCTGCATCGGTCTCGCAGCATTCGTCTTCGCTACAGTCGGCGGTCTCATCATCGGCGACATCATGTACTTCCTATCAAAGGGCAAGATCAATCCGCTCATCGGCGCAGCAGGCGTTTCCGCCGTTCCTATGGCAGCACGTGTTGCTTCAAAGGTCGGCCAGAAGGAGAATCCTTCCAACTTCCTGCTCATGCACGCCATGGGTCCTAACGTAGCAGGCGTTATCGGTTCTGCAGTTGCTGCCGGCATCCTGCTCACACTCTTCGGCTGA
- a CDS encoding biotin carboxyl carrier protein — protein MIYNVTINDKVYEVEVEKGKANLIKTTAVVAAAPAAAPAPAAAPAAAPAPAAAPAVAAAAGTTPVNSPMPGTILDVKVAVGQAVKEGELVCILEAMKMENEIYAPCSGSVAQVLVSKGATVDTGTPLVTIS, from the coding sequence ATGATTTATAACGTAACTATCAACGATAAAGTTTATGAGGTAGAAGTCGAGAAAGGCAAGGCCAATCTCATCAAGACAACTGCTGTTGTAGCAGCTGCACCAGCAGCTGCTCCCGCTCCTGCTGCTGCACCCGCTGCTGCTCCGGCTCCCGCCGCTGCTCCCGCTGTCGCTGCTGCTGCAGGCACAACACCTGTTAACTCACCTATGCCCGGTACTATCCTTGACGTTAAGGTCGCTGTCGGTCAGGCAGTTAAGGAAGGCGAGCTCGTTTGCATCCTCGAAGCTATGAAGATGGAAAACGAGATCTATGCACCTTGCTCCGGTTCAGTTGCTCAGGTTCTCGTTTCAAAGGGTGCTACAGTAGATACAGGCACACCTTTGGTAACGATTTCTTGA
- a CDS encoding oxaloacetate decarboxylase gamma subunit, protein MNPYVQLAVERGQHLSVPEMLMNAGIVILVVFGVLFLMYILISISGKIIQGITKVGAKEEPAKAAPAAAAPAAPAAPEEVFSSGSLKLKNCDEKTAAMIMAIVADDSGIPLEELVFKSIKLVEKD, encoded by the coding sequence ATGAATCCTTATGTTCAGTTGGCTGTAGAGCGCGGTCAGCATCTTAGCGTACCTGAGATGTTAATGAACGCCGGCATCGTTATCCTCGTGGTATTCGGTGTGCTCTTCCTGATGTATATCCTGATCTCAATTTCAGGAAAGATCATCCAGGGCATCACAAAGGTCGGCGCTAAAGAAGAACCCGCTAAGGCAGCTCCCGCCGCAGCAGCACCCGCTGCTCCTGCTGCTCCCGAAGAGGTATTCTCTTCCGGATCATTGAAGCTTAAGAACTGTGATGAGAAGACCGCTGCCATGATCATGGCAATCGTCGCTGATGACTCCGGAATCCCGCTCGAAGAGCTCGTATTCAAGTCAATCAAGTTGGTCGAAAAAGATTAA